From one Streptomyces sp. Q6 genomic stretch:
- a CDS encoding SGNH/GDSL hydrolase family protein, producing the protein MTDSGRYLRYVALGDSQTEGVGDGDDATGLRGFADRLAERLAVVDPDVRYANVAVRGRLAAGVHAEQLGPALALEPDLVTVVAGVNDLMRPSFDAAAVAGHLEAMYARLGTAGATVVGVTFPDVGRLVPLARPLARRVVDLNSRIRAAAHRHGVVLVDTADHPVVTDPRLWCADRLHASPLGHDRIAAALADALGLPGSDDSWTRPLPPPDTPVPQGLRRVAAEARWVGTFLGPWLVRRLRGRSSGDGRTAKWPELTPVRPGGA; encoded by the coding sequence ATGACGGACAGCGGCAGGTATCTGCGGTACGTCGCCCTCGGCGACAGCCAGACCGAGGGGGTCGGTGACGGCGACGACGCGACCGGGCTGCGCGGCTTCGCCGACCGGCTCGCCGAGCGTCTCGCGGTGGTGGACCCGGACGTGCGCTACGCCAATGTGGCCGTGCGCGGCCGTCTCGCCGCCGGGGTGCACGCCGAGCAGCTCGGCCCCGCGCTCGCCCTGGAACCCGACCTGGTCACCGTCGTCGCGGGTGTCAACGACCTGATGCGGCCGTCCTTCGACGCCGCCGCCGTCGCGGGGCACCTGGAGGCGATGTACGCCCGACTCGGTACGGCGGGCGCCACCGTCGTGGGCGTGACGTTCCCGGACGTCGGCCGGCTCGTCCCCCTCGCCCGGCCGCTCGCGCGGCGCGTCGTCGACCTCAACTCCAGGATCCGCGCGGCCGCCCACCGGCACGGCGTCGTCCTCGTCGACACCGCCGACCACCCGGTCGTCACCGATCCGCGGCTGTGGTGCGCCGACCGGCTGCACGCCAGTCCGCTCGGCCACGACCGCATCGCCGCCGCGCTCGCGGACGCGCTCGGGCTGCCCGGGAGCGACGACAGCTGGACGCGCCCGCTGCCGCCGCCCGACACACCGGTGCCGCAGGGGCTGCGGAGGGTCGCGGCCGAGGCGCGCTGGGTCGGCACGTTCCTGGGGCCGTGGCTCGTGCGTCGGCTGCGAGGCCGCTCGTCCGGCGACGGCCGCACCGCCAAATGGCCGGAGCTGACCCCGGTCAGGCCCGGGGGAGCGTGA
- a CDS encoding N-formylglutamate amidohydrolase, translated as MDTTPSAPPGHRLLPGGPDSPVLLHVPHGARTIPPTVRRGIVVDDAALERELDLITDARTQDIAEQAARAASVTPWRFVNELSRLVVDPERFPDEREEMRAVGMGAVYTRTTRRAPLRAEPPADEAHLIAAYFDPYAEAMTRAVEDRIAATGRAVIIDVHSYPSRALPYELHGEDPRPPVCLGTDPFHTPDALLTAAREAFAPLGESGLNTPFAGTYVPLRHYGEDARVSALMLELRRDVYLDEPVTPHDGLAKTAAALADLIDAVTHG; from the coding sequence ATGGACACGACGCCCAGCGCCCCACCCGGTCACCGGCTCCTGCCCGGCGGGCCGGACTCACCCGTACTGCTCCACGTGCCGCACGGCGCACGCACGATCCCGCCGACCGTCCGCCGCGGCATCGTCGTCGACGACGCCGCGCTGGAGCGGGAACTGGACCTCATCACCGACGCCCGCACCCAGGACATCGCCGAACAGGCCGCCCGGGCCGCGTCCGTCACACCGTGGCGTTTCGTCAACGAACTGTCGCGGCTCGTCGTCGACCCCGAGCGGTTCCCCGACGAGCGGGAGGAGATGCGGGCCGTCGGCATGGGTGCCGTGTACACGCGGACCACGCGGCGCGCCCCGCTGCGCGCCGAACCGCCCGCCGACGAGGCGCACCTCATCGCCGCGTACTTCGACCCGTACGCCGAGGCCATGACACGGGCCGTCGAGGACCGCATCGCCGCGACGGGCCGTGCCGTGATCATCGACGTGCACTCGTACCCCAGCCGCGCGCTCCCGTACGAACTCCACGGCGAGGACCCCCGCCCGCCGGTCTGCCTCGGCACCGACCCCTTCCACACGCCCGACGCCCTGCTCACCGCGGCCCGCGAGGCGTTCGCGCCGCTCGGCGAGAGCGGCCTGAACACGCCGTTCGCCGGCACCTATGTGCCGCTGCGCCACTACGGCGAGGACGCCCGGGTCAGCGCCCTCATGCTGGAACTGCGCCGCGACGTCTACCTCGACGAACCGGTCACCCCCCACGACGGCCTCGCGAAGACCGCGGCCGCCCTCGCCGACCTGATCGACGCGGTGACCCATGGCTGA
- a CDS encoding methyltransferase has protein sequence MTTPWGEVGLTRYPEDPRDQLRAWDAADAYLLKHLAESGIELTGAVAVVGDRWGALGTALTGSDACAPTLISDSHLGQRATSANLERNERTGARLLTTQDTPPERVDVLLVRVPKSLALLEDALHRLRPAVHKDTVVIGTGMVKEIHTSTLNLFERIIGPTRTSLAEKKARLIFTTPDPRLTPGPNPWPHRYELPDDIGALAGRTVVNHAGVFCAERLDIGTRFFLRHLPHGTGATRIVDLGCGNGVVGASAALTDPDAEVLFTDESFQAVASAEATYAENLGDRPGKAVFRVGDGLAGVAPDSVDLVLNNPPFHTHQTTTDATAFRMFTQAREALRPGGELWVVGNRHLGYHLKLRRLFGNSELVASDPKFVVLEAVKREPSEGPGTRRR, from the coding sequence CTGACCACCCCCTGGGGGGAGGTCGGCCTCACCCGCTATCCGGAGGATCCCCGCGATCAGCTGCGCGCGTGGGACGCCGCGGACGCCTATCTCCTCAAGCACCTCGCGGAGTCCGGGATCGAGCTGACCGGCGCGGTCGCGGTCGTCGGCGACCGGTGGGGCGCGCTGGGCACGGCGCTCACGGGGAGCGACGCGTGCGCTCCGACGCTGATCTCCGACTCGCACCTCGGGCAGCGGGCGACGTCCGCGAACCTGGAGCGGAACGAGCGCACGGGCGCCCGGCTCCTCACCACCCAGGACACCCCGCCCGAGCGCGTCGACGTCCTTCTCGTACGGGTCCCGAAGAGCCTGGCCCTCCTGGAGGACGCGCTGCACCGGCTGCGGCCCGCCGTCCACAAGGACACCGTGGTCATCGGCACCGGCATGGTGAAGGAGATCCACACCTCGACGCTGAACCTCTTCGAGCGGATCATCGGTCCGACCCGGACCTCGCTCGCGGAGAAGAAGGCGCGGCTGATCTTCACGACGCCGGACCCGCGGCTGACGCCCGGCCCGAACCCGTGGCCGCACCGCTACGAGCTCCCGGACGACATCGGCGCGCTGGCGGGCCGTACCGTCGTCAATCACGCGGGGGTCTTCTGCGCGGAGCGCCTCGACATCGGCACCCGCTTCTTCCTGCGGCATCTGCCGCACGGCACCGGCGCCACGCGCATCGTCGACCTGGGCTGCGGCAACGGCGTGGTCGGGGCGAGCGCGGCGCTGACCGACCCGGACGCGGAGGTCCTGTTCACGGACGAGTCGTTCCAGGCGGTCGCGTCGGCGGAGGCCACCTACGCGGAGAACCTCGGCGACCGGCCGGGCAAGGCGGTCTTCCGCGTCGGGGACGGGCTCGCGGGGGTCGCGCCGGACAGCGTGGACCTGGTGCTCAACAATCCGCCGTTCCACACCCATCAGACGACGACGGACGCGACGGCCTTCCGCATGTTCACGCAGGCGCGCGAGGCGCTGCGGCCCGGTGGCGAACTGTGGGTGGTCGGCAACCGGCACCTGGGCTACCACCTGAAGCTGCGGCGCCTGTTCGGCAACAGTGAACTGGTCGCGAGCGACCCGAAGTTCGTGGTCCTGGAGGCCGTGAAGCGGGAACCGTCAGAGGGGCCGGGCACACGGCGCCGGTGA
- a CDS encoding flavoprotein — protein MAEPAAPKPFLYVVVCAAGIADGVGKLVADAQDHGWEVGVIATPTAAQGGFFDLAAVQTQTGRVVRSAWRTPADPRPFPPADAIVVAPATFNTLNKWAGGIADTLAVATLCEAYGAGVPVVVLPRVNEELARHPAYRDSLRRLRGMGVRFAEGEFRWEAATDLLAQGPTDG, from the coding sequence ATGGCTGAGCCCGCCGCACCGAAGCCCTTCCTCTACGTCGTCGTGTGCGCGGCCGGGATCGCCGACGGCGTCGGCAAGCTCGTCGCCGACGCGCAGGACCACGGCTGGGAGGTCGGGGTGATCGCGACGCCGACCGCCGCGCAGGGCGGCTTCTTCGACCTGGCCGCCGTGCAGACGCAGACCGGCCGCGTCGTGCGCTCGGCGTGGCGCACTCCTGCCGACCCGCGCCCGTTCCCGCCCGCCGACGCGATCGTCGTCGCGCCCGCCACGTTCAACACGCTCAACAAATGGGCCGGCGGGATCGCCGACACCCTCGCCGTGGCGACGCTCTGCGAGGCGTACGGGGCGGGCGTCCCCGTCGTCGTACTGCCGCGCGTGAACGAGGAGTTGGCCCGCCACCCCGCCTACCGGGACAGTCTGCGACGGCTGCGCGGGATGGGCGTGCGCTTCGCCGAGGGGGAGTTCCGCTGGGAGGCCGCGACGGACCTGCTCGCTCAGGGTCCGACAGACGGCTGA
- a CDS encoding alpha-hydroxy-acid oxidizing protein: protein MSPRFGDYQFEIYLDGLRGVVPMQPMEFAALEERARAALPPSVWSYVAGGAGDEHTQRANVRAFERYGLMPRMMVGAAQRDLSVDLFGLRLDSPLFMAPVGVIGLCALDGHGDLATARAAARTGVPMVASTLSVDPMEDVAAAFGDTPGFFQLYTPTDRDLAESLVKRAEAAGFKGIVVTLDTWVTGWRPRDLSTANFPQLRGHCLANYTSDPRFRDLAASTAPDDVVRTWAGVFGNPLTWDDLPWLRSLTDLPLILKGLCHPEDVRRARDGGVDGVYCSNHGGRQANGGLPALDALPGVVEAADGLPVLFDSGIRSGADVVKALALGATAVGVGRPYAYGLAVGGEDGLVHVLRSLLAEADLTMAVDGYPTLADLTPESLVTLPRA, encoded by the coding sequence ATGAGCCCGCGGTTCGGCGACTACCAGTTTGAGATCTACCTCGACGGGCTGCGCGGGGTCGTCCCCATGCAGCCGATGGAGTTCGCCGCACTGGAGGAGCGAGCACGGGCGGCGCTGCCCCCGTCCGTCTGGTCGTACGTCGCGGGCGGCGCCGGCGACGAGCACACGCAGCGGGCCAATGTGCGGGCGTTCGAGCGGTACGGGCTGATGCCCCGCATGATGGTCGGCGCCGCCCAGCGGGACCTCTCGGTCGACCTGTTCGGGCTGCGCCTCGACTCTCCCCTGTTCATGGCACCGGTCGGCGTGATCGGCCTGTGCGCGCTCGACGGGCACGGGGACCTGGCGACGGCGCGGGCCGCCGCCCGCACCGGGGTGCCGATGGTGGCGTCGACGCTGTCGGTCGACCCGATGGAGGACGTGGCGGCCGCGTTCGGGGACACCCCCGGCTTCTTCCAGCTGTACACACCGACCGACCGGGACCTCGCCGAGAGCCTGGTGAAGCGGGCGGAGGCGGCGGGCTTCAAGGGCATCGTCGTCACGCTCGACACCTGGGTCACCGGCTGGCGTCCGCGGGATCTGTCGACCGCCAACTTCCCGCAGCTGCGCGGCCATTGCCTGGCCAACTACACGTCGGACCCGCGCTTCCGCGACCTGGCCGCCTCCACCGCACCCGACGACGTCGTACGCACCTGGGCCGGTGTCTTCGGCAACCCGCTCACCTGGGACGACCTGCCGTGGCTGCGTTCGCTGACCGATCTGCCGCTGATCCTGAAGGGCCTGTGCCACCCGGAGGACGTGCGCCGGGCGCGGGACGGCGGCGTGGACGGCGTCTACTGCTCGAACCACGGCGGCCGCCAGGCCAACGGCGGGCTCCCCGCGCTCGACGCGCTGCCGGGTGTCGTCGAGGCGGCGGACGGCCTGCCCGTCCTCTTCGACTCCGGGATCCGCTCGGGAGCGGACGTCGTCAAGGCCCTCGCCCTCGGCGCGACGGCGGTCGGCGTCGGACGCCCGTACGCGTACGGGCTCGCGGTCGGCGGTGAGGACGGCCTCGTCCACGTACTGCGCTCGCTGCTCGCCGAGGCGGATCTGACGATGGCCGTGGACGGCTATCCGACGCTCGCGGATCTGACGCCCGAGTCCCTGGTCACGCTCCCCCGGGCCTGA
- a CDS encoding tetratricopeptide repeat protein produces MEQKYYTHGTAAERWERAQMFFDAKEYATAARILDGLVEEVPEQVGPRLLLARSYYHSAQLRRAEAELLAIVERDPVEHYARLMLGRTLERQGRGAEAAPHLRMAAAFAGDFPES; encoded by the coding sequence ATGGAGCAGAAGTACTACACGCACGGGACGGCCGCGGAGCGCTGGGAGCGCGCGCAGATGTTCTTCGACGCGAAGGAGTACGCGACCGCCGCGCGGATCCTCGACGGTCTCGTCGAGGAGGTCCCGGAGCAGGTCGGTCCGCGGCTGCTGCTCGCCCGCTCCTACTACCACTCGGCTCAACTGCGCCGCGCCGAGGCCGAGTTGCTCGCCATCGTCGAGCGCGACCCGGTCGAGCACTACGCCCGGCTGATGCTCGGGCGGACGCTGGAGCGGCAGGGCAGGGGTGCCGAGGCGGCGCCGCATCTGCGGATGGCGGCGGCGTTCGCCGGTGACTTCCCGGAGAGCTGA